A genomic segment from Paenibacillus sp. FSL K6-1096 encodes:
- a CDS encoding YlaH-like family protein, with the protein MQSWFAEHPIIAYIVIFVLLTYVYNRVFRVNQKLSLGKEIVLYLMMAAGSGMLLIFQHDKLPIIQCLLVAVGLMLLVRVRYLAEARQKRKAAAVNAEKRP; encoded by the coding sequence ATGCAGAGCTGGTTCGCTGAACATCCAATTATCGCTTACATTGTCATTTTCGTACTGCTGACGTATGTGTATAACCGCGTATTCCGCGTCAATCAGAAGCTGTCCCTCGGTAAAGAGATTGTGCTCTATCTGATGATGGCGGCAGGCTCAGGCATGCTGCTGATTTTCCAGCATGACAAGCTGCCGATTATCCAGTGCCTGCTCGTAGCGGTCGGACTGATGCTGCTCGTGCGGGTACGCTACCTGGCGGAGGCCCGCCAGAAGCGGAAGGCTGCGGCTGTCAATGCCGAGAAACGGCCGTAG